One stretch of Cygnus olor isolate bCygOlo1 chromosome 1, bCygOlo1.pri.v2, whole genome shotgun sequence DNA includes these proteins:
- the LOC121063531 gene encoding gap junction beta-6 protein, which yields MDWGSLHTILGGVNKHSTSIGKIWLTVLFIFRIMILVVAAERVWGDEQDDFVCNTLQPGCKNVCYDHFFPISHIRLWALQLIFVSTPALLVAMHVAYRRHEKKRQFRKGDKKCEYKDIEEIRSQRFRIEGSLWWTYTSSIFFRLIFEAVFMYAFYFMYDGFRMPRLMKCNAWPCPNTVDCFVSRPTEKTVFTIFMIAVSSICILLNVAELCYLLTKFFLRRSKKAGNAKHHPNHENKEETKQNEMNELISDSCQNTVIGFSSS from the coding sequence ATGGATTGGGGATCTCTGCACACCATTTTGGGAGGTGTAAACAAACACTCCACCAGCATTGGAAAGATATGGCTCACGGTCCTATTCATCTTCCGCATCATGATCCTGGTTGTGGCTGCAGAGAGAGTCTGGGGAGATGAACAAGATGACTTTGTCTGCAACACTCTGCAACCTGGttgcaaaaatgtttgctatgatcactttttccccatctctcaCATCAGACTCTGGGCCCTGCAGCTGATCTTTGTCTCCACACCTGCGCTGCTGGTGGCCATGCACGTAGCTTACAGGAGGCACGAGAAGAAACGGCAGTTCAGAAAGGGAGACAAGAAATGCGAGTACAAGGACATTGAAGAAATCAGAAGCCAGAGGTTTCGTATTGAGGGTTCCTTGTGGTGGACATACACCAGCAGCATCTTCTTCAGACTGATCTTCGAAGCAGTCTTCatgtatgcattttatttcatgtatgaTGGGTTCCGAATGCCTCGCTTAATGAAATGTAATGCTTGGCCCTGCCCCAACACGGTAGACTGCTTTGTTTCTCGACCTACTGAAAAGACAGTGTTTACTATTTTCATGATTGCAGTGTCCAGcatttgcattcttttaaaTGTGGCCGAATTATGTTACTTACTGACAaaattttttctcagaagatcTAAAAAAGCTGGAAATGCAAAACATCACCCCAACCACGAGAATaaagaagaaaccaaacaaaatgaGATGAACGAGCTAATATCTGATAGCTGTCAGAACACAGTTATAGGATTTTCAAGTAGCTAA